The Xenorhabdus doucetiae genome has a window encoding:
- a CDS encoding type II toxin-antitoxin system PemK/MazF family toxin has product MLDFEPTKGKEIGKYRPALVLSSYEYNKKTGLVICCPISTSIRGGSTEVPVDNLDKPSVVASSLIQTLSWKERKSKFVIQAEHDVMDEVLARIIPLIGANTFFE; this is encoded by the coding sequence ATGCTTGATTTTGAACCGACAAAGGGTAAGGAAATAGGCAAGTATCGCCCTGCCCTTGTTCTTTCGAGCTATGAATACAACAAGAAAACAGGGCTTGTTATATGTTGCCCTATTAGTACGAGTATTAGAGGTGGATCAACAGAAGTTCCGGTTGATAACTTAGATAAACCCAGTGTGGTTGCTTCAAGTTTAATCCAAACTTTGTCGTGGAAAGAAAGGAAATCAAAATTTGTTATTCAGGCTGAACATGATGTGATGGATGAAGTCTTGGCAAGAATCATTCCTTTAATAGGAGCTAATACATTTTTTGAATAA
- a CDS encoding AbrB/MazE/SpoVT family DNA-binding domain-containing protein: MSVAIKKWGNSQGIIIPANILNKVGVKVGQTMELTVDDGKIVLSPRRRKPIYSESYLLSGLNEHTAHADEIASVSSTELGE; the protein is encoded by the coding sequence ATGAGCGTAGCAATTAAAAAATGGGGTAATAGTCAGGGCATTATAATCCCAGCGAATATTTTGAACAAAGTAGGTGTAAAAGTTGGTCAAACTATGGAACTGACTGTTGACGACGGGAAAATTGTTTTGTCTCCTCGTAGAAGAAAACCTATTTATTCAGAAAGTTATTTGCTTTCCGGTTTAAATGAGCATACGGCTCATGCCGATGAGATCGCAAGTGTTTCCAGTACAGAGTTAGGTGAATAA